In the Telopea speciosissima isolate NSW1024214 ecotype Mountain lineage chromosome 2, Tspe_v1, whole genome shotgun sequence genome, one interval contains:
- the LOC122651340 gene encoding probable RNA-binding protein ARP1 isoform X1, with translation MMMNSNNGNINSMGQFGDTTLTKVFVGGLAWETQKETMREHFEKYGEILEAVIISDKVTGRSKGYGFVTFKEAEAAKKACEDATPVINGRRANCNLASLGARRPRSNSSSSIPQTQGARLEQQQQPQQGSNAGPRSTSSAPATPVQWYYPARTPASPYHNHHQLNHQAVPFYGYSPAYIAADFGYNPKLSYTGGSYVNGAHYSPQVYPGGQGMVNAANTVMPVYPFYHFHQSQPMGVHAHMFPPTTAGPITTVPTLISKPPAMAPNAVCLTVE, from the exons ATGATGATGAACAGTAACAACGGTAACATCAACAGTATGGGACAGTTTGGAGATACGACGCTGACAAAGGTGTTCGTTGGAGGACTAGCTTGGGAGACTCAGAAGGAGACCATGAGAGAACACTTCGAGAAGTACGGCGAGATCTTGGAGGCCGTCATCATCTCCGACAAGGTTACGGGCCGTTCCAAGGGTTATGGATTC GTGACGTTCAAGGAGGCTGAAGCGGCGAAAAAGGCGTGCGAGGATGCGACACCGGTAATCAACGGGCGCAGAGCCAACTGCAACCTCGCCTCGCTTGGTGCTCGTCGCCCTAGATCTAACTCTTCCTCTTCCATTCCTCAAACCCAAGGGGCTCGTCTCGAACAACAGCAGCAGCCACAACAAg GATCTAACGCTGGACCAAGATCCACGTCATCAGCACCTGCAACTCCAGTGCAGTGGTACTACCCGGCAAGGACCCCGGCTTCTCCCTACCACAATCACCATCAACTTAACCATCAGGCCGTTCCTTTCTATGG GTACTCTCCCGCCTACATCGCGGCTGATTTTGGTTACAATCCG AAACTAAGCTATACTGGAGGTTCGTACGTGAACGGAGCTCACTACTCGCCGCAGGTGTACCCAGGAGGACAAGGGATGGTGAACGCCGCAAATACAGTGATGCCAGTGTACCCTTTCTACCATTTCCATCAATCGCAGCCAATGGGAGTGCATGCTCACATGTTCCCTCCCACAACAGCGGGGCCCATCACTACCGTTCCTACTCTCATCTCCAAGCCTCCTGCCATGGCTCCTAATGCAG TTTGTTTGACTGTGGAGTAG
- the LOC122651340 gene encoding probable RNA-binding protein ARP1 isoform X2 gives MMMNSNNGNINSMGQFGDTTLTKVFVGGLAWETQKETMREHFEKYGEILEAVIISDKVTGRSKGYGFVTFKEAEAAKKACEDATPVINGRRANCNLASLGARRPRSNSSSSIPQTQGARLEQQQQPQQGSNAGPRSTSSAPATPVQWYYPARTPASPYHNHHQLNHQAVPFYGYSPAYIAADFGYNPKLSYTGGSYVNGAHYSPQVYPGGQGMVNAANTVMPVYPFYHFHQSQPMGVHAHMFPPTTAGPITTVPTLISKPPAMAPNAGTGR, from the exons ATGATGATGAACAGTAACAACGGTAACATCAACAGTATGGGACAGTTTGGAGATACGACGCTGACAAAGGTGTTCGTTGGAGGACTAGCTTGGGAGACTCAGAAGGAGACCATGAGAGAACACTTCGAGAAGTACGGCGAGATCTTGGAGGCCGTCATCATCTCCGACAAGGTTACGGGCCGTTCCAAGGGTTATGGATTC GTGACGTTCAAGGAGGCTGAAGCGGCGAAAAAGGCGTGCGAGGATGCGACACCGGTAATCAACGGGCGCAGAGCCAACTGCAACCTCGCCTCGCTTGGTGCTCGTCGCCCTAGATCTAACTCTTCCTCTTCCATTCCTCAAACCCAAGGGGCTCGTCTCGAACAACAGCAGCAGCCACAACAAg GATCTAACGCTGGACCAAGATCCACGTCATCAGCACCTGCAACTCCAGTGCAGTGGTACTACCCGGCAAGGACCCCGGCTTCTCCCTACCACAATCACCATCAACTTAACCATCAGGCCGTTCCTTTCTATGG GTACTCTCCCGCCTACATCGCGGCTGATTTTGGTTACAATCCG AAACTAAGCTATACTGGAGGTTCGTACGTGAACGGAGCTCACTACTCGCCGCAGGTGTACCCAGGAGGACAAGGGATGGTGAACGCCGCAAATACAGTGATGCCAGTGTACCCTTTCTACCATTTCCATCAATCGCAGCCAATGGGAGTGCATGCTCACATGTTCCCTCCCACAACAGCGGGGCCCATCACTACCGTTCCTACTCTCATCTCCAAGCCTCCTGCCATGGCTCCTAATGCAG GTACAGGGAGGTAA
- the LOC122651339 gene encoding DDB1- and CUL4-associated factor 8 has protein sequence MESSSKVSRGGFAEIRRREIGLSQPRTFAYRIGGSEALVKRVDLYGKLEGHGGCVNSAQFNSAGDLLVSGSDDKQVIFWNWAAKTKKFSYSSGHSDNIFQARIMPFTDDRTIVTSGGDGQVRLGQVLENGKVDTKCLGKHQGRIYKLSVEPGSPHIFYSCGEDGFIQHFDLRSNCATKILCCSSFPQTNKAHRSIRLNSIVIDPRNPNYFAVGGSNEYARVYDIRNCQWDSSSKADRPVNTFCPRHLIKTESVHITALAYSYKSELLVSYNDELVYLFQKNMGMGSDPSSIPTEDLGKLDEPQVYKGHRNSQTVKGVSLFGPNDEYVLSGSDCSHIFIWRKKGGELLRLIKGDRHIVNHLEPHPHVPVLATSGLDKNVKLWAPIAKDSKSLPGNADEIMESNRQGREDRSRITLTPDVIMHVLRLQRRQTLAYFERRFPGADLESDEEDEGGVAYVLGLSDGDASSEEGITGNSRECNIS, from the exons ATGGAGTCTAGTTCCAAAGTATCTCGAGGTGGGTTTGCGGAGATACGGCGGAGGGAGATTGGTTTATCTCAACCTAGAACCTTTGCCTATCGAATTGGTGGTTCAGAG GCTCTGGTGAAACGGGTTGATCTTTACGGGAAGCTAGAGGGTCATGGAGGTTGTGTAAATTCTGCGCAATTCAACTCTGCTGGTGACCTTCTAGTGTCAGGCTCTGATGACAAACAAGTAATATTTTGGAACTGGGCAGCCAAAACTAAAAAATTCTCTTACTCTTCTGGCCATTCAGACAATATATTCCAGGCCAGAATTATGCCTTTCACAGATGACAGAACAATAGTAACCTCTGGTGGTGATGGTCAG GTCAGGCTGGGCCAGGTCCTAGAGAATGGCAAGGTTGATACAAAATGTTTGGGGAAGCACCAGGGTCGTATATACAAGCTTTCTGTGGAGCCAGGGAGTCCCCACATATTTTACAGCTGTGGCGAGGATGGTTTCATACAGCAT TTTGACCTAAGAAGTAATTGTGCTACCAAGATTTTATGTTGCTCTTCATTCCCACAAACCAATAAGGCTCACAGAAGCATAAGGTTGAATTCAATTGTGATTGACCCACGAAATCCTAACTATTTTGCTGTGGGAGGCTCCAATGAATATGCCCGTGTTTATGACATAAGGAACTGCCAATGGGATTCGTCAAGTAAAGCAGATAGGCCAGTAAATACATTCTGCCCCCGTCACTTGATCAAAACTGAAAGTGTTCACATCACTGCATTGGCTTATTCTTACAAGAGTGAGCTGCTTGTATCATATAATGATGAACTTGTCTACCTGTTTCAAAAGAACATGGGCATGGGGTCCGATCCATCGTCTATCCCAACTGAAGATTTGGGGAAACTGGATGAACCACAGGTCTACAAAGGACATAGGAATTCACAAACAGTTAAAGGAGTGAGTTTATTCGGCCCTAATGATGAGTATGTTTTGAGTGGGTCTGATTGTAGTCATATTTTCATCTGGAGGAAGAAGGGAGGTGAACTATTGCGTTTAATAAAAGGTGATAGGCACATAGTGAACCATCTTGAGCCCCATCCACATGTTCCTGTTCTAGCTACCAGTGGACTAGATAAGAATGTCAAGCTCTGGGCTCCAATCGCCAAGGATTCCAAATCATTGCCTGGAAATGCAGATGAG ataatgGAGTCTAACAGACAGGGCAGAGAGGACCGTTCACGGATAACACTTACTCCTGATGTTATCATGCATGTATTAAGGCTGCAGAGAAGGCAAACTTTGGCTTACTTTGAAAGGAGGTTCCCTGGGGCTGATCTTGAGAGTGATGAAGAAGACGAGGGAGGAGTGGCTTATGTTTTAGGATTGTCGGACGGCGATGCTTCTTCTGAGGAAGGTATTACTGGAAATTCCAGAGAGTGCAACATTAGCTAA